Proteins from a genomic interval of Streptomyces sp. Tu6071:
- a CDS encoding endonuclease/exonuclease/phosphatase family protein has protein sequence MRFVGRRTGAPGGGRLPGMWRRGLVLAVLALALAGLMLVHAHVPNRVGNLGSLLETFLPWFGLLVPVLLVLALVRRSATALLALVLPVAVWLNLFGGLVLGHDQSRGDLTVVTHNVNAENGDLPGTVRTLVGSGAQLLALEELTEQAVPEYASALKATYPYHVTKGTVGLWSKYPLRGTKPVDLELGWERALRTTAETPRGPVAVFVAHLPSVRVKLDTGFVAGQRDRSAEALGKAIREEPLTNKVLVGDLNGTMNDRALSPVTSQLRSTQGAAGKGFGFSWPAGFPMARIDQILVGGAEPVSSWTLPRTGSDHLPVAASIRLASTN, from the coding sequence ATGCGTTTCGTGGGCCGGCGCACCGGGGCCCCGGGCGGCGGGCGGCTCCCGGGGATGTGGCGGCGCGGCCTCGTGCTCGCCGTGCTCGCGCTGGCGCTCGCGGGGCTCATGCTCGTCCACGCGCACGTCCCCAACCGCGTCGGGAACCTCGGCAGCCTCCTGGAGACCTTCCTGCCCTGGTTCGGGCTCCTCGTCCCCGTCCTGCTCGTCCTCGCGCTCGTACGGCGCTCCGCGACCGCGCTCCTCGCCCTCGTGCTGCCCGTCGCGGTGTGGCTCAACCTGTTCGGCGGGCTCGTCCTCGGCCACGACCAGTCGCGCGGCGACCTCACCGTCGTCACCCACAACGTCAACGCCGAGAACGGCGACCTCCCCGGCACCGTCCGCACCCTCGTCGGCTCCGGCGCCCAGCTCCTCGCCCTGGAGGAGCTGACCGAGCAGGCCGTGCCGGAGTACGCGAGCGCCCTCAAGGCCACGTACCCGTACCACGTCACCAAGGGCACCGTCGGCCTCTGGAGCAAGTACCCGCTGCGCGGCACGAAACCCGTCGACCTGGAACTGGGCTGGGAGCGCGCCCTGCGCACGACCGCGGAGACCCCGAGGGGCCCCGTCGCCGTCTTCGTCGCCCACCTGCCCTCGGTCCGCGTCAAGCTCGACACCGGCTTCGTCGCGGGTCAGCGCGACCGCAGCGCCGAGGCGCTCGGCAAGGCGATCCGCGAGGAACCGCTCACCAACAAGGTCCTCGTCGGCGACCTCAACGGCACGATGAACGACCGCGCCCTGTCCCCGGTGACCTCGCAGCTCCGTTCCACGCAGGGCGCGGCGGGCAAGGGCTTCGGCTTCAGCTGGCCGGCGGGCTTCCCGATGGCCCGCATCGACCAGATCCTCGTCGGCGGCGCCGAACCGGTCTCCTCCTGGACCCTGCCCCGCACCGGCTCCGACCACCTCCCGGTCGCCGCGTCGATCCGCCTGGCGAGCACGAACTGA
- a CDS encoding ABC transporter permease: protein MSTATLTAPSPAPVVGEAKIGLRAHLRHIGALTRRNILWIKQDPESMFDAILMPLVFTLLFVYVFGGAIAGKGNQQEYVNYVVPGLMAMMGMNMATGVGTGFNQDFQTGVMDRFRSLPIARSSVLIAKIMVEILRLIIAVGVLLAVGFALGLSVSNVPGLFASIGLSILFGSSLMWIFLTLGVTMKSAQAIQAMGFLVMMPLQFGSSIFTPTSTMPGWLQAFTDYNPISTLADASRALCNGGPLTHGLTWTLVWTVAITVVMAPVAIYKFRTKSS, encoded by the coding sequence ATGAGCACCGCCACCCTCACCGCCCCCTCCCCCGCCCCCGTCGTGGGCGAGGCCAAGATCGGGCTGCGCGCCCACCTGCGGCACATCGGGGCGCTGACCCGCCGCAACATCCTGTGGATCAAGCAGGACCCGGAGTCGATGTTCGACGCCATCCTGATGCCGCTCGTCTTCACGCTGCTCTTCGTCTACGTCTTCGGCGGCGCCATCGCCGGCAAGGGCAACCAGCAGGAGTACGTGAACTACGTCGTCCCCGGCCTCATGGCGATGATGGGGATGAACATGGCGACGGGCGTGGGGACCGGCTTCAACCAGGACTTCCAGACCGGCGTCATGGACCGCTTCCGCAGCCTGCCGATCGCCCGGTCCTCCGTCCTCATCGCGAAGATCATGGTCGAGATCCTGCGGCTGATCATCGCCGTGGGCGTCCTGCTGGCGGTCGGTTTCGCCCTCGGACTCTCGGTGTCCAACGTGCCGGGGCTCTTCGCCTCGATCGGCCTGTCGATCCTCTTCGGCTCCTCGCTCATGTGGATCTTCCTGACGCTCGGCGTGACGATGAAGAGCGCGCAGGCCATCCAGGCGATGGGCTTCCTCGTGATGATGCCGCTCCAGTTCGGCTCCTCGATCTTCACGCCGACCTCGACGATGCCGGGCTGGCTCCAGGCGTTCACCGACTACAACCCGATCTCGACGCTCGCGGACGCCTCGCGGGCGCTGTGCAACGGCGGCCCGCTCACACACGGGCTGACGTGGACGCTGGTCTGGACGGTGGCGATCACGGTGGTCATGGCGCCGGTCGCGATCTACAAGTTCCGTACGAAGTCCTCCTGA
- the panB gene encoding 3-methyl-2-oxobutanoate hydroxymethyltransferase, with protein sequence MSELSAARAQSETPTGTLYGKAVRRRVTVHDIARAKERGEKWAMLTAYDAMTASVFDESGIPVLLVGDSMGNCHLGYDSTVPVTLDEMTMLSAAVVRGTKRALIVGDLTFGSYQEGPKQALRSAMRLVKDAGVGAVKLEGGERSHEQIRTLVEAGIPVMGHIGLTPQSVNAMGYRVQGRGEEAAAQLLRDAKAVQDAGAFAVVLELVPAELAAEVTRTLAIPTVGIGGGAATDAQVLVWTDMMGLTGGKVPGFVKQYADLRGLLGDAARTFAADVAGGAFPAAEHEVH encoded by the coding sequence ATGAGCGAGCTTTCCGCTGCCCGCGCACAGTCAGAAACTCCCACCGGGACCCTGTACGGCAAGGCCGTGCGCCGCCGGGTCACCGTGCACGACATCGCCCGCGCCAAGGAGCGCGGCGAGAAGTGGGCGATGCTCACCGCCTACGACGCCATGACCGCCTCCGTCTTCGACGAGAGCGGTATCCCGGTCCTCCTCGTCGGGGACTCGATGGGCAACTGCCACCTCGGTTACGACTCGACCGTCCCCGTGACGCTCGACGAGATGACCATGCTCTCCGCCGCCGTCGTACGGGGCACCAAGCGGGCCCTGATCGTCGGCGACCTCACCTTCGGCTCGTACCAGGAGGGCCCGAAGCAGGCGCTGCGCTCGGCGATGCGCCTGGTCAAGGACGCCGGGGTCGGCGCCGTGAAGCTGGAGGGCGGCGAGCGCTCGCACGAGCAGATCAGGACGCTCGTCGAGGCCGGTATCCCCGTCATGGGCCACATCGGGCTCACGCCGCAGTCGGTGAACGCGATGGGGTACCGGGTGCAGGGGCGCGGCGAGGAGGCGGCGGCCCAGCTCCTTCGCGACGCGAAGGCCGTGCAGGACGCGGGCGCCTTCGCCGTCGTGCTGGAACTCGTCCCCGCCGAGCTGGCCGCCGAGGTCACGCGCACGCTCGCCATCCCGACAGTCGGCATCGGCGGCGGCGCGGCGACCGACGCGCAGGTCCTGGTGTGGACCGACATGATGGGGCTCACCGGCGGCAAGGTGCCGGGCTTCGTGAAGCAGTACGCGGACCTGCGCGGCCTGCTCGGCGACGCGGCCCGCACGTTCGCGGCCGATGTCGCGGGCGGTGCCTTCCCCGCGGCGGAGCACGAGGTGCACTGA
- a CDS encoding daunorubicin resistance protein DrrA family ABC transporter ATP-binding protein, whose product MTRIDTTNAPAERRDGGDIAVSVRGLKKHFGSTKALDGVDLDVRRGTVLGVLGPNGAGKTTLVRCLSTLLVPDAGSATVAGIDVLRQPKELRRRIGLTGQYASVDAKLSGRENLYLIGRLLDLSRAESRRRADELLERFSLTEAAKRVAGTYSGGMRRRLDLAASMIGRPAVLYLDEPTTGLDPRTRQEVWSEVQSMVGDGVTVLLTTQYMEEAEQLASELTVIDRGRVVAEGAIDELKSRVGGRVLRVRPADRSVLPEVARLVEESGLTGLATPTLDQESGSVLIPLLSDEQLTAVIGLLAAKDVALADLRTELPSLDEVFLSLTGQKATHTDQEQPQDGAAPVREKVSA is encoded by the coding sequence ATGACGCGAATCGATACGACGAATGCACCTGCGGAGCGGCGGGACGGCGGGGACATCGCCGTCTCGGTCCGCGGTCTGAAGAAGCACTTCGGCAGCACCAAGGCGCTCGACGGGGTGGACCTCGACGTCCGCCGCGGCACCGTGCTCGGGGTCCTCGGCCCCAACGGCGCGGGCAAGACGACCCTCGTGCGCTGCCTGTCCACCCTGCTCGTCCCGGACGCGGGCTCCGCGACCGTCGCGGGCATCGACGTCCTGCGGCAGCCGAAGGAGCTGCGCCGCAGGATCGGCCTCACCGGCCAGTACGCCTCGGTCGACGCGAAGCTCTCCGGGCGCGAGAACCTGTACCTGATCGGGCGGCTGCTCGACCTGAGCCGCGCCGAGTCGCGGCGGCGGGCCGACGAGCTGCTCGAACGGTTCTCGCTCACCGAGGCGGCGAAGCGCGTGGCGGGCACGTACTCCGGCGGGATGCGGCGCCGGCTCGACCTCGCCGCGTCCATGATCGGCCGCCCCGCCGTGCTCTACCTGGACGAGCCCACCACGGGCCTCGACCCGCGCACGCGCCAGGAGGTGTGGAGCGAGGTGCAGAGCATGGTGGGCGACGGCGTGACCGTGCTCCTCACCACCCAGTACATGGAGGAGGCGGAGCAGCTCGCGAGCGAGCTGACCGTCATCGACCGCGGGCGGGTCGTCGCCGAGGGGGCGATCGACGAGCTGAAGTCCCGCGTCGGCGGCCGGGTGCTGCGGGTGCGCCCGGCGGACAGGTCCGTGCTGCCGGAGGTCGCCCGGCTCGTCGAGGAGAGCGGTCTCACGGGCCTCGCCACGCCGACGCTCGACCAGGAGAGCGGCAGCGTCCTCATCCCCCTCCTGAGCGACGAACAGCTCACCGCGGTCATAGGGCTGCTCGCCGCGAAGGACGTGGCGCTCGCCGACCTGCGCACGGAGCTGCCGAGCCTCGACGAGGTCTTCCTCTCGCTCACCGGCCAGAAGGCCACCCACACCGACCAGGAGCAGCCGCAGGACGGCGCCGCCCCCGTACGAGAGAAGGTCTCGGCATGA
- a CDS encoding NAD+ synthase — protein sequence MPQLRLALNQIDAVVGDLDANAESVVQWTRHAAERGAHLVAFPEMVLTGYPVEDLALRSTFVEASRAALHALAARLVDEGLGGLPVVLGYLDRSETDQHRYGMPAGSPRNAAAVLHQGRVVLRFAKHHLPNYGVFDEFRYFVPGDTLPVVRVHGVDVALAICEDLWQDGGRVPATRAAGAGLLLSINASPYEREKDDTRLDLVRKRAQEAGCTTAYVAMSGGQDELVFDGDSIVVDKDGSVITRAPQFTEGCFLLDLDLPPAPAEEPAGTVHDGLRIEHVTISPTPLPAYEPEYTGEYAERLEDAEEVYGALVTGLRAYVEKNGFRSVLIGLSGGIDSALTAAIACDAIGAENVYGVSMPSKYSSEHSKDDAADLAARTGLHYRSAPIAPMFDAYMAALGFTGLAEENLQARLRGTTLMGISNQEGQIVLAPGNKSELAVGYSTLYGDAVGAYGPIKDVYKSQVFALARWRNQAAEQRGETPPIPENTIAKPPSAELRPGQVDTDSLPDYDVLDRILAMYVDRDQGSDAIVAAGFDPAVVARVLRMVDNAEYKRRQYPPGTKISAKGFGKDRRMPITNRWRENAGA from the coding sequence GTGCCTCAACTACGTCTCGCCCTGAATCAGATCGATGCCGTCGTCGGTGATCTCGACGCCAACGCGGAGTCGGTCGTGCAATGGACCCGGCACGCCGCGGAGCGGGGCGCCCATCTGGTCGCCTTTCCCGAGATGGTGCTGACCGGCTACCCCGTGGAGGATCTCGCGCTGCGCTCCACCTTCGTGGAGGCCAGCCGCGCCGCTCTGCACGCGCTCGCCGCCCGCCTCGTCGACGAGGGTCTCGGCGGGCTGCCCGTCGTCCTCGGCTACCTCGACCGCAGCGAAACCGACCAGCACCGCTACGGGATGCCCGCCGGCTCCCCGCGCAACGCCGCCGCCGTGCTGCACCAGGGCCGCGTCGTGCTCCGTTTCGCCAAGCACCACCTGCCGAACTACGGCGTCTTCGACGAGTTCCGCTACTTCGTGCCCGGCGACACGCTGCCCGTCGTGCGCGTGCACGGCGTCGACGTGGCCCTCGCCATCTGCGAGGACCTGTGGCAGGACGGCGGCCGAGTGCCCGCGACCCGCGCGGCGGGCGCCGGGCTGCTGCTGAGCATCAACGCGTCCCCGTACGAGCGCGAGAAGGACGACACGCGCCTCGACCTGGTCCGCAAGCGCGCCCAGGAGGCGGGCTGCACGACCGCGTACGTCGCGATGTCCGGCGGGCAGGACGAGCTGGTCTTCGACGGCGACTCGATCGTCGTCGACAAGGACGGCTCCGTCATCACGCGTGCGCCGCAGTTCACCGAGGGCTGCTTCCTCCTCGACCTGGACCTGCCCCCGGCCCCCGCCGAGGAGCCCGCCGGGACCGTCCACGACGGCCTGCGCATCGAGCACGTCACGATCTCGCCGACGCCGCTGCCCGCCTACGAGCCGGAGTACACCGGGGAGTACGCGGAGCGCCTGGAGGACGCCGAGGAGGTGTACGGGGCGCTCGTCACGGGGCTGCGCGCATACGTGGAGAAGAACGGGTTCCGGTCCGTCCTCATCGGGCTCTCCGGCGGCATCGACTCCGCGCTCACGGCCGCGATCGCGTGCGACGCGATCGGCGCGGAGAACGTGTACGGGGTCTCGATGCCGTCGAAGTACTCCTCGGAGCACTCCAAGGACGACGCGGCCGACCTCGCCGCGCGCACCGGGCTGCACTACCGCTCCGCGCCCATCGCCCCCATGTTCGACGCCTACATGGCGGCGCTCGGCTTCACGGGGCTCGCCGAGGAGAACCTCCAGGCGCGGCTGCGCGGCACGACGCTGATGGGCATCTCCAACCAGGAGGGGCAGATCGTCCTCGCGCCCGGCAACAAGTCGGAGCTGGCGGTCGGCTACTCGACGCTCTACGGGGACGCGGTCGGGGCGTACGGCCCGATCAAGGACGTCTACAAGTCGCAGGTCTTCGCGCTCGCGCGCTGGCGCAACCAGGCGGCCGAGCAGCGCGGCGAGACGCCGCCGATCCCGGAGAACACGATCGCGAAGCCGCCGAGCGCCGAGCTGCGCCCGGGACAGGTCGACACCGACTCGCTCCCCGACTACGACGTGCTCGACCGCATCCTCGCGATGTACGTCGACCGGGACCAGGGCTCGGACGCGATCGTCGCGGCCGGTTTCGATCCGGCGGTCGTCGCGCGCGTGCTGCGCATGGTCGACAACGCCGAGTACAAGCGGCGCCAGTACCCGCCGGGGACGAAGATCTCCGCGAAGGGCTTCGGCAAGGACCGCCGCATGCCGATCACGAACCGGTGGCGGGAGAACGCGGGGGCGTGA